A region from the Salvia splendens isolate huo1 chromosome 15, SspV2, whole genome shotgun sequence genome encodes:
- the LOC121767125 gene encoding nudix hydrolase 1-like: MSSPPPKPVVGVGVFLLKGNKVLLGRRRTAVGYGTFALPGGHLEFGETFSECAAREVREETGLEINGAEFLRVTNTVLSQPKPTQLIAILMRASLADADQAAINAEPDKCDGWDWYDWDHLPTPLFPVLEAAVLQGLNPFPPK; the protein is encoded by the exons TTTTCTGCTCAAAGGAAACAAGGTGTTGCTCGGCCGCCGCCGCACCGCCGTCGGCTACGGTACTTTCGCCCTTCCAGGCGGCCACCTCGAATTCG GAGAGACATTTTCGGAGTGCGCAGCGAGGGAAGTGAGGGAGGAAACGGGGCTAGAGATCAATGGGGCAGAGTTTTTGAGAGTGACCAACACCGTGCTTTCGCAGCCCAAACCAACGCAGCTGATTGCAATTCTGATGCGCGCATCCCTTGCGGATGCCGATCAGGCGGCTATCAATGCCGAACCCGATAAATGCGACGGCTGGGATTGGTACGATTGGGACCATCTTCCCACACCTTTGTTCCCCGTACTAGAAGCTGCCGTTCTACAAGGCCTCAATCCCTTCCCGCCCAAATAA